A genome region from Pseudorca crassidens isolate mPseCra1 chromosome 20, mPseCra1.hap1, whole genome shotgun sequence includes the following:
- the IRX6 gene encoding iroquois-class homeodomain protein IRX-6: MSFPHFGHPYGSASQFLVSASSNATCCESAPRSVPDVASGSTPAAALCFAPYDSRLLGSARPELGAALGIYGAPYSAAAAAQSYAGYLPYGPEPPTLYGALNPQYEFKEAAGNFTPGLAQPAAYYPYEQSLGQYQYDRYGSVELGGAGRRKNATRETTSTLKAWLNEHRKNPYPTKGEKIMLAIITKMTLTQVSTWFANARRRLKKENKMTWAPKNKGGEERKEEGGAEELLGCLNGDTKDVSASQEARGLSDLEDLEEEEEEEADEEEAVATATDRLAELHQDTQSLPAAQCATTREGRPERKECSLAAPRFSFTETPRSGETDFLRAEPGGPTLTMHYPRSEKPRIWSLARTAAASGVEGAPPNLSRPRSPECHLIPGQPPGPGARPAVPRDSACEESSRVAKAFGNPSFAQQGLPLDCTPCPRRRAPAVQCQYQSGAEG, encoded by the exons ATGTCCTTCCCGCACTTTGGACACCCTTATGGCAGCGCTTCCCAG TTTCTGGTGTCTGCAAGTTCCAACGCCACTTGCTGCGAATCCGCCCCGCGCTCGGTCCCAGATGTGGCCTCAGGCTCCACCCCCGCGGCCGCGCTCTGCTTCGCACCCTACGACAGTCGGCTGCTGGGCAGTGCGAGGCCCGAGCTGGGCGCGGCCTTGGGCATCTATGGAGCTCCCTACTCGGCCGCTGCAGCCGCCCAGAGCTATGCAGGCTACCTGCCCTACGGCCCGGAGCCGCCCACGCTGTACGGGGCGCTG AATCCACAGTATGAATTTAAGGAGGCTGCAGGGAACTTTACACCCGGCCTGGCGCAACCAGCAGCCTATTATCCCTACGAGCAGAGCCTGGGGCAGTACCAGTATGACCG GTACGGATCGGTGGAGTTGGGTGGCGCTGGGCGCAGAAAGAACGCCACCCGGGAGACCACTAGCACACTCAAGGCCTGGCTCAACGAGCACCGCAAGAACCCCTACCCCACCAAGGGCGAGAAGATCATGCTGGCCATCATCACCAAGATGACCCTCACCCAGGTGTCCACCTGGTTCGCCAACGCGCGCCGGCGCCTCAAGAAGGAGAACAAGATGACTTGGGCGCCCAAGAACAAAggcggggaggagaggaaggaggagggtggaGCAGAGGAATTGCTGGGCTGCCTAAATGGTGACACCAAAG ATGTTTCAGCTAGCCAGGAGGCTCGGGGgctgagtgacctggaagacctggaggaagaagaggaagaggaggcggATGAAGAGGAGGCAGTGGCCACAGCTACGGACAGGCTGGCTGAGCTCCATCAAGACACTCAGTCGCTGCCGGCGGCACAGTGTGCCACAACTCGAGAGGGCCGGCCGGAGCGCAAGGAGTGCAGTCTGGCGGCGCCCCGCTTCTCGTTCACTGAGACCCCCAGGTCGGGAGAAACCGACTTCCTGCGGGCCGAGCCAGGAGGCCCCACTTTGACCATGCACTACCCGCGCAGCGAGAAACCGCGCATCTGGTCTCTGGCGCGCACTGCGGCAGCCAGCGGCGTCGAAGGTGCACCCCCAAACCTGTCCAGGCCACGAAGTCCTGAGTGCCATCTGATTCCTGGACAGCCTCCAGGCCCCGGCGCGCGACCCGCAGTCCCCAGAGACTCCGCGTGCGAAGAGTCTTCCCGAGTAGCCAAAGCCTTTGGAAACCCCTCGTTTGCCCAACAGGGCCTGCCTCTGGACTGTACGCCATGCCCGCGGCGGAGGGCGCCGGCAGTGCAGTGCCAGTACCAGTCAGGAGCAGAAG GTTAG